A region of Streptomyces sp. WMMC500 DNA encodes the following proteins:
- a CDS encoding protein kinase: MVTPLTHDDPQQLGPYRLVSRLGSGGMGTVYLARSAGGRTVALKTMHADLVSGEAGTAGAEFRTRFRLETDAARVIGDRYGAEVVDADPLAETPWLATEYVLGPPLDEAVAVSGPLPETTTRALGAALCEALGQLHRSGVVHRDLKPSNILLTSSGPKVIDFGIARAAGDDHLTRTGTAAGTPAFMSPEQASGVEHTPVGDVFALAGVLVFACTGHGPFGGGQAADLLYRVRYGEADLSGVPAGLLPLLQRCLAKEPETRPGTDELAGLLAEGLPGGAADFADHLPDALHADILRRAAVAWQPQPPRLPSPEQAAMETQSGAASGPSRRKVLALAGAGAVAVGGAGAGAWAFLRDDEKEPEAKPEAKKPKAPKELWTRPVVGGGGAFSLATGRNYVLLLTTAGGGQFVDARNGKLRGVSEFVSPSTGIIGDDSGFFSLASRSVSGEGTHALFTNDPETGEQEEDVVLNGADIKGTAIEAAENGIVLMRATARWVTRVYRDKKTKERIVEKTPWASQFVAADMKTGKLLWGYDNKSPDTGPSYATALTKNEALIRVESTLTCLDARTGEERWTWKAPEADRESLAGLQQFPTAAGHVLLGLRDLTALKLSDGEVGWSLGKDREARAALGPDTRLYGTPAVKDGKVYVVENGNGLIAIDGASGEVEWEAKADWAGPQAFIVAPVVGKKYAYVGTGGRDWVRAVDLEEHRTAWSYRGPEDNERPMVLEQDDAKVVLVVTAAEVRGLPLQ; this comes from the coding sequence ATGGTTACGCCCCTCACCCACGACGACCCGCAGCAGTTGGGCCCGTACCGGCTCGTCTCCCGCCTCGGCAGCGGCGGCATGGGCACCGTCTACCTCGCCCGCTCCGCGGGCGGGCGCACCGTGGCGCTGAAGACCATGCACGCCGACCTCGTCAGCGGCGAGGCCGGCACCGCGGGCGCCGAGTTCCGCACCCGGTTCCGGCTGGAGACCGACGCCGCCCGCGTCATCGGCGACCGCTACGGCGCCGAGGTCGTCGACGCCGACCCGCTGGCCGAGACGCCGTGGCTGGCGACCGAGTACGTGCTCGGCCCGCCGCTGGACGAGGCGGTCGCGGTGTCCGGCCCGCTGCCCGAGACCACGACGCGGGCGCTCGGCGCCGCGCTCTGCGAGGCGCTGGGGCAGTTGCACCGCTCCGGCGTCGTCCACCGCGACCTGAAGCCGTCGAACATCCTGCTGACCTCGTCGGGGCCGAAGGTCATCGACTTCGGCATCGCCCGCGCGGCGGGCGACGACCACCTGACCCGTACCGGCACCGCGGCGGGCACCCCCGCCTTCATGTCGCCCGAGCAGGCGTCCGGCGTCGAACACACCCCGGTCGGCGACGTGTTCGCGCTCGCGGGCGTGCTGGTCTTCGCCTGTACGGGCCACGGGCCCTTCGGCGGCGGGCAGGCCGCGGACCTGCTGTACCGGGTCCGCTACGGCGAGGCCGACCTGTCCGGCGTGCCCGCGGGGCTGCTGCCGCTGCTCCAGCGCTGCCTGGCCAAGGAGCCGGAGACGCGCCCCGGCACCGACGAACTGGCGGGGCTGCTCGCCGAGGGACTGCCGGGCGGCGCGGCGGACTTCGCCGACCATCTCCCGGACGCGCTGCACGCCGACATCCTGCGCCGCGCCGCCGTCGCCTGGCAGCCGCAGCCGCCCCGGCTGCCGTCGCCGGAGCAGGCCGCCATGGAGACCCAGTCGGGCGCGGCATCCGGTCCGTCGCGGCGCAAGGTGCTGGCGCTCGCGGGCGCGGGCGCCGTGGCGGTCGGCGGCGCGGGAGCCGGGGCGTGGGCGTTCCTCCGCGACGACGAGAAGGAGCCGGAGGCCAAGCCCGAGGCGAAGAAGCCGAAGGCGCCGAAGGAGCTGTGGACGCGCCCGGTCGTCGGCGGCGGCGGCGCGTTCAGCCTGGCCACCGGCCGCAACTACGTGCTGCTCCTCACCACGGCCGGCGGCGGGCAGTTCGTGGACGCGCGCAACGGGAAGCTGCGGGGGGTCAGCGAGTTCGTCTCCCCGTCCACCGGCATCATCGGCGACGACTCCGGGTTCTTCTCCCTCGCCAGCCGCAGCGTGTCGGGCGAGGGCACCCACGCGCTCTTCACCAACGACCCCGAGACGGGCGAGCAGGAGGAGGACGTCGTCCTCAACGGGGCGGACATCAAGGGAACGGCCATCGAGGCCGCCGAGAACGGCATCGTGCTGATGCGGGCGACCGCCCGCTGGGTCACCCGGGTCTACCGCGACAAGAAGACGAAGGAACGCATCGTCGAGAAGACGCCGTGGGCCTCGCAGTTCGTGGCGGCGGACATGAAGACCGGGAAGCTGCTGTGGGGGTACGACAACAAGTCCCCCGACACCGGCCCCTCGTACGCCACCGCCCTGACGAAGAACGAGGCGCTCATCCGCGTCGAGTCCACCCTGACGTGCCTCGACGCCAGGACCGGCGAGGAGCGCTGGACCTGGAAGGCGCCGGAGGCGGACCGCGAGTCGCTCGCCGGGCTGCAGCAGTTCCCCACCGCCGCGGGCCACGTCCTCCTCGGCCTGCGCGACCTGACCGCGCTGAAGCTGTCCGACGGCGAGGTGGGCTGGTCCCTCGGCAAGGACCGCGAGGCCCGCGCCGCCCTCGGCCCCGACACCCGCCTGTACGGCACCCCCGCGGTCAAGGACGGCAAGGTCTACGTCGTCGAGAACGGCAACGGCCTCATCGCCATCGACGGCGCCAGCGGCGAGGTCGAGTGGGAGGCCAAGGCCGACTGGGCCGGGCCGCAGGCGTTCATCGTCGCGCCCGTGGTCGGCAAGAAGTACGCGTACGTGGGCACCGGCGGGCGCGACTGGGTGCGGGCGGTCGACCTTGAGGAGCACCGGACGGCCTGGTCGTACCGAGGGCCCGAGGACAACGAGCGCCCCATGGTCCTCGAACAGGACGACGCGAAGGTCGTCCTCGTCGTCACCGCAGCCGAAGTGCGCGGGCTCCCCCTTCAGTAG
- a CDS encoding PQQ-binding-like beta-propeller repeat protein: MHTLTGSGGPNGGATGGATGAAGGTTAGGPRQGVGPHRIVAPLGPYAPEGGPGADGPQFHLAFSEPLGRVVVLMTPPAALAADPGFRVRFASEAGTSARLAGPAAAPVAGVAPQDEEPWVAYDCAPALPLPAALAAHGGPLPVPYVCQVGVSLAAAVLQAHAQGLVYAGLTPAAVLLTAAGPRLVAYGAVRAAAPGDGPRTAVPGLPPAWLPPEQHAGGVPRPLGDIYALGVVLAYAATGAHSPDPGAVPEPLAAVLAGCLAPDPAQRPRADALLQQLQQAQQALPAEPGQEQVPGAVAAALAAQVPALPAQGPLTPPPGPGAPGGPGGPPLPGQTPDTSAGAGLGETSVSPARPGRRALLRGLAFGAAGLAVGGGGVYAYRRATKEDPPVYRTTPAKGAPPKPLWQYPLQGQEARVVSLIGRIAVVQTMGALTAVNVRTGKKAWDSDVFADAPLIDLGRGEALVTGTLSGIEVVELAGGKSKGPIEEYSLNSKLALQEAVGAADGILYFLATVGSDLEKFAMVAYDTRKGEEVWNKPLPEGYGDLSDTPLSDGERMKIRGRELLIPSAPTSGFAFTYLALDRRSGDKAWEQKFEDIKDYDGPGTFATDAGTLVSPDNEADTLRGFEMRGAKKLWERPTKEHFFSELTDARSRVLYGTQGAAVTALSVQNGKPVWRTPVYSGGRFDVTDVVLSGTGRTLFYSNDAEVQAFDTRDGAPLWRFATVSEGGSSSDDGPGVSGRVLAADDGIALVLSKDALYALPVD; this comes from the coding sequence ATGCACACGTTGACCGGCTCCGGCGGCCCGAACGGCGGCGCGACCGGTGGCGCGACGGGCGCCGCGGGCGGCACGACCGCCGGCGGCCCGCGGCAGGGCGTGGGCCCGCACCGGATCGTCGCGCCGCTCGGCCCGTACGCCCCGGAGGGCGGCCCCGGCGCCGACGGGCCGCAGTTCCACCTGGCGTTCAGCGAGCCGCTGGGCCGGGTCGTGGTGCTCATGACGCCGCCCGCCGCGCTCGCCGCCGACCCCGGCTTCCGGGTCAGGTTCGCCTCCGAGGCCGGTACCTCCGCGCGGCTGGCGGGACCGGCCGCCGCGCCGGTGGCCGGGGTGGCGCCGCAGGACGAGGAGCCGTGGGTGGCGTACGACTGCGCGCCCGCGCTGCCGCTGCCCGCGGCGCTGGCGGCGCACGGCGGGCCGCTGCCGGTGCCGTACGTCTGCCAGGTGGGGGTCTCGCTGGCCGCCGCGGTGCTGCAGGCGCACGCCCAGGGTCTGGTGTACGCGGGGCTGACGCCCGCCGCCGTGCTGCTGACGGCGGCCGGGCCGCGCCTCGTCGCGTACGGCGCGGTGCGCGCGGCGGCGCCGGGCGACGGCCCGCGTACCGCGGTGCCCGGGCTGCCGCCCGCGTGGCTGCCGCCCGAGCAGCACGCCGGCGGGGTGCCCCGGCCGCTGGGCGACATCTACGCGCTGGGCGTGGTGCTGGCGTACGCCGCCACCGGCGCCCACTCCCCCGACCCGGGCGCGGTGCCGGAGCCGCTGGCCGCGGTCCTCGCGGGCTGCCTCGCCCCGGACCCGGCACAGCGCCCCCGCGCGGACGCGCTGCTGCAACAGCTCCAGCAGGCGCAGCAGGCCCTGCCCGCGGAGCCGGGGCAGGAGCAGGTGCCCGGTGCCGTGGCGGCGGCGCTGGCCGCCCAGGTGCCGGCGCTGCCGGCGCAGGGCCCGCTCACGCCCCCGCCGGGCCCCGGCGCGCCGGGCGGGCCCGGTGGCCCGCCCCTCCCCGGGCAGACGCCGGACACGTCGGCCGGGGCCGGCCTCGGGGAGACCTCCGTGTCCCCGGCGCGCCCGGGCCGCCGCGCGCTGCTGCGCGGCCTCGCCTTCGGCGCCGCGGGCCTCGCGGTCGGCGGGGGCGGCGTCTACGCGTACCGCCGTGCGACGAAGGAGGATCCACCCGTCTACCGCACCACCCCCGCGAAGGGCGCCCCGCCCAAGCCGCTGTGGCAGTACCCGCTGCAGGGCCAGGAGGCCAGGGTGGTCAGCCTCATCGGCAGGATCGCCGTCGTGCAGACGATGGGCGCCCTCACCGCCGTGAACGTGCGCACCGGCAAGAAGGCGTGGGACTCCGACGTGTTCGCGGACGCACCGCTGATCGACCTCGGCCGGGGCGAGGCGCTCGTCACGGGGACTCTGAGCGGCATCGAAGTCGTCGAGCTGGCCGGCGGCAAGTCGAAGGGCCCCATCGAGGAATACTCGCTGAACAGCAAGCTGGCCCTCCAGGAGGCCGTCGGCGCCGCCGACGGGATCCTCTACTTCCTGGCCACGGTCGGTTCCGACCTGGAGAAGTTCGCCATGGTGGCGTACGACACCCGCAAGGGCGAGGAGGTGTGGAACAAGCCGCTGCCCGAGGGCTACGGGGACCTGAGCGACACTCCGCTCAGCGACGGCGAGAGGATGAAGATCCGCGGGCGCGAACTCCTCATCCCCAGCGCCCCCACCTCCGGCTTCGCCTTCACGTACCTCGCGCTCGACCGGCGCAGCGGCGACAAGGCGTGGGAGCAGAAGTTCGAGGACATCAAGGACTACGACGGTCCCGGCACCTTCGCGACCGACGCCGGGACGCTCGTCAGCCCGGACAACGAGGCCGACACGCTGCGGGGGTTCGAGATGCGCGGCGCCAAGAAGTTGTGGGAGCGCCCGACGAAGGAGCACTTCTTCAGTGAGCTGACCGATGCGCGCTCCCGCGTGCTGTACGGCACGCAGGGTGCCGCGGTGACGGCGCTGTCGGTACAGAACGGCAAGCCGGTGTGGCGTACCCCGGTCTACTCCGGCGGCCGGTTCGACGTCACGGACGTCGTCCTCAGCGGCACCGGCCGGACCCTCTTCTACAGCAACGACGCCGAGGTACAGGCTTTCGACACCCGCGACGGCGCGCCGCTGTGGCGGTTCGCGACGGTCAGCGAGGGCGGGTCTTCCTCCGACGACGGCCCCGGCGTCTCCGGCCGGGTGCTCGCCGCGGACGACGGCATCGCCCTCGTCCTGTCCAAGGACGCCCTCTACGCACTCCCGGTGGACTGA
- a CDS encoding protein kinase → MKPLGTGDPLRLGPYRLIGVLGAGGMGKVYLGRDSSGRPAAIKVLRPELAHQSNLAQRFVREAHAAQAVQSPGVARVLGAETEGGRPWIACEFLAGPTLAEAVERYGPLDGTALRAVGAALASTLTDIHAAGLVHRDVKPPNIVLTATGPRIIDFGIARPEHGLTLTSTGEAPVTPGYGPPEQVLGQRVGPPADVFALGAVLTLAATGQTAYQGSHVAAVQYEVVHGEPRLEGLPPDLYPLIAPCLAKDPAYRPTPPQIAAALAPPPGAEAVWQRGPLAEDIAGREHEAARLAALPAAGDTQVPGPSRRRLLVALGTGGAVVAASAGTAAWWWLGKDDGGTTAAPQRDPWAAQPLKGYSANNAPAALWGPISGLNSDAPLLLPLRETLVVAMADGTIAGLDIRTGKQKWRQEDAAAAARAAALDENTFAAADADGALYGLRGRDRREQWSAPDARAEVVLAGDANAAYVTTKDGELRAVGTGGRERWTVELPVQSSVSKPAWATTADGMLVLSGSDGKLAVVDTEDGKTVWDTPKRSSYAMPCAVGGGFVYAGGDGLTAYALKGDGEPEWNEKPKGEYIWSAPALHDGLLYAVNDAKLVVRNAKTRETEWTDEALAVALKYPPVIQGNSLWAGTTSNFDPDALKVYDIAKGRVAWEDRRTSRERDDWTMAAADNRVFVLYTGSLTANPVF, encoded by the coding sequence ATGAAACCCCTCGGCACCGGAGACCCGCTGCGCCTCGGCCCGTACCGCCTCATCGGCGTGCTCGGCGCGGGCGGCATGGGCAAGGTGTACCTCGGCCGGGACTCCTCCGGGCGCCCCGCCGCGATCAAGGTGCTGCGGCCGGAGCTGGCCCACCAGTCGAACCTCGCGCAGCGCTTCGTGCGCGAGGCGCACGCCGCGCAGGCCGTGCAGAGCCCCGGCGTGGCGCGGGTGCTCGGCGCCGAGACGGAGGGCGGCCGGCCGTGGATCGCCTGCGAGTTCCTCGCCGGGCCGACCCTCGCCGAGGCCGTCGAGCGCTACGGGCCGCTGGACGGCACGGCGCTGCGCGCGGTCGGCGCGGCGCTGGCGAGCACGCTCACCGACATCCACGCGGCCGGCCTCGTCCACCGCGACGTCAAGCCGCCCAACATCGTGCTGACCGCGACCGGGCCGCGCATCATCGACTTCGGCATCGCCCGCCCCGAGCACGGCCTGACGCTCACCAGCACCGGCGAGGCCCCCGTCACCCCGGGCTACGGGCCGCCGGAGCAGGTGCTCGGGCAGCGCGTGGGCCCGCCGGCGGACGTCTTCGCGCTGGGCGCCGTGCTCACGCTGGCGGCGACGGGGCAGACGGCGTACCAGGGCAGCCATGTGGCCGCCGTGCAGTACGAAGTGGTGCACGGGGAGCCGCGGCTCGAAGGGCTGCCGCCCGACCTGTACCCGCTGATCGCCCCCTGCCTGGCCAAGGACCCCGCGTACCGCCCCACTCCGCCGCAGATCGCCGCCGCCCTCGCCCCGCCGCCCGGCGCCGAGGCCGTCTGGCAGCGGGGCCCGCTCGCCGAGGACATCGCGGGCCGCGAGCACGAGGCGGCCCGCCTCGCCGCGCTCCCCGCGGCCGGCGACACCCAGGTGCCGGGCCCTTCGCGGCGGCGGCTGCTGGTCGCGCTCGGCACCGGGGGCGCGGTGGTGGCGGCGAGCGCGGGCACGGCCGCCTGGTGGTGGCTGGGCAAGGACGACGGCGGCACGACCGCGGCGCCCCAGCGCGACCCGTGGGCGGCGCAGCCGCTGAAGGGCTACAGCGCGAACAACGCCCCCGCGGCTCTCTGGGGCCCGATAAGCGGGCTCAACTCCGATGCGCCGCTGCTGCTCCCGCTGCGCGAGACGCTGGTCGTCGCGATGGCCGACGGCACCATCGCGGGCCTGGACATCCGCACCGGCAAGCAGAAGTGGCGCCAGGAGGACGCCGCTGCGGCGGCCCGCGCGGCGGCGCTCGACGAGAACACGTTCGCCGCCGCGGACGCCGACGGCGCCCTGTACGGGCTGCGCGGGCGGGACCGGCGCGAGCAGTGGTCGGCGCCGGACGCCCGGGCGGAGGTCGTGCTCGCGGGCGACGCGAACGCGGCGTACGTGACGACGAAGGACGGCGAGCTGCGCGCGGTCGGCACCGGGGGCAGGGAGCGGTGGACGGTCGAGCTGCCGGTCCAGTCGTCCGTCAGCAAGCCGGCGTGGGCCACGACGGCCGACGGCATGCTCGTGCTCTCCGGCTCGGACGGCAAGCTCGCGGTGGTCGACACCGAGGACGGCAAGACGGTGTGGGACACCCCGAAGCGCAGCTCGTACGCGATGCCGTGCGCGGTCGGCGGGGGCTTCGTGTACGCGGGCGGGGACGGGCTGACGGCGTACGCGCTGAAGGGCGACGGCGAGCCGGAGTGGAACGAGAAGCCGAAGGGCGAGTACATCTGGAGCGCGCCTGCGCTGCACGACGGCCTGCTCTACGCCGTGAACGACGCGAAGCTCGTCGTGCGGAACGCGAAGACGCGGGAGACCGAGTGGACCGACGAGGCCCTGGCGGTCGCGCTCAAGTACCCGCCGGTGATCCAGGGGAACTCGCTGTGGGCCGGGACGACTTCGAACTTCGACCCCGACGCCCTGAAGGTCTACGACATCGCCAAGGGCAGGGTGGCGTGGGAGGATCGCCGCACGTCGCGTGAGCGGGACGACTGGACCATGGCCGCGGCGGACAACAGGGTGTTCGTCCTCTACACGGGGTCGCTGACCGCAAACCCGGTGTTCTGA
- a CDS encoding PQQ-binding-like beta-propeller repeat protein: protein MEPLRLDDPEQFGAYRPLGRLDTDASDLRAPVARYIAQAPGGERTVLITAPRAEATAADHGHAGRFHAAAAEAQRLGGTGGPWLAPVTELSAGGAPWWAMPYRPALPLPAALDAQQGPLPERTVYAVGAALAETLAALHAAGAAHGGLDPTAVLLTGDGPLLTGYGTVSAAGADGSPRESLAGLIPEFLPPEQAAGGRPRPLGDVYALAAVLVFAATGRVPGDHGAADPQAGAFGDPLTDPLAGDPAYGTDPYASDPYGTPANPLDLLQPALRAALEPCLHPDPARRPTAAALLPELLHGAAPGGTPWAAGPAAPGTVLDAATTRSGAALAPGWLPRRVSAALALQAADVLAAETEPDPAFLAAPAPGTPGAPDLIGGATVIGRPATRRALLAGIVGGAVGVAAGGAAAWAATAEDPPPPPTTAERLASRNTGNKRLTGAPPSVLWGMGLGKVEPVGPPVVAGGTAALVVARSGVYARDLRTGDELWEQSDVSARGPAVPLGGGMVLVPGKDLTVLDAADGSVAWTSDKFKKGGKAPYGTLLGVAGDTAAFTVEEGGELTVVGYDLAERRELWRSPGSAAATAALFLGGSVVLVPEADEDAEHRDEPAAVSALDLGSGEERWAQEYAGMAGGHWAAAGKDLLVATAGKTMRGYDASGDGAEVWSVTAEPWDEDMESTNPQNFGPPAVQGEVIHALDTFRAVHSVARDSGEEQWKRNPLLAYVGVLVQAPALHVTPDERFLIAGDDTQVLAYDADGGDLLWRFTDMRPGKPKYAHRRRVAVGKNTAVVASGSSVYALPLD from the coding sequence ATGGAACCGCTGCGACTCGACGACCCCGAGCAGTTCGGGGCGTACCGGCCGCTGGGGCGTCTGGATACGGACGCGAGCGACCTGCGCGCGCCGGTCGCGCGCTACATCGCGCAGGCGCCGGGTGGCGAACGCACAGTCCTGATCACCGCACCGCGCGCTGAGGCGACGGCCGCCGACCACGGCCACGCCGGGCGCTTCCACGCCGCCGCCGCCGAGGCCCAGCGCCTCGGCGGTACGGGGGGCCCGTGGCTGGCGCCGGTGACCGAGCTCTCGGCCGGCGGCGCGCCGTGGTGGGCGATGCCGTACCGGCCCGCGCTGCCGCTGCCCGCCGCGCTGGACGCCCAGCAGGGGCCGCTGCCCGAGCGCACCGTGTACGCGGTGGGCGCCGCGCTGGCCGAGACGCTGGCCGCGCTGCACGCCGCGGGGGCGGCGCACGGCGGGCTCGACCCGACGGCCGTGCTGCTCACCGGCGACGGCCCGCTGCTGACCGGCTACGGCACGGTGAGCGCGGCGGGCGCCGACGGCAGCCCGCGCGAGAGCCTTGCCGGGCTCATACCGGAGTTCCTGCCGCCGGAGCAGGCGGCGGGCGGGCGGCCGCGGCCGCTGGGGGACGTGTACGCGCTGGCCGCGGTGCTCGTGTTCGCCGCGACCGGCCGGGTCCCCGGTGACCACGGGGCGGCGGATCCGCAGGCCGGTGCCTTCGGCGACCCGCTGACGGACCCGCTCGCCGGCGATCCCGCGTACGGCACGGACCCGTACGCCTCCGACCCCTACGGCACCCCCGCGAACCCGCTGGACCTCCTCCAGCCCGCACTCCGCGCCGCCCTGGAGCCCTGCCTCCACCCCGATCCCGCCCGCCGCCCCACCGCCGCCGCGCTCCTGCCCGAGCTGCTCCACGGCGCCGCGCCGGGTGGCACCCCCTGGGCGGCAGGGCCGGCCGCCCCCGGGACCGTGCTCGACGCGGCGACCACCCGCTCCGGGGCCGCCCTGGCCCCCGGCTGGCTGCCCCGCCGGGTCAGCGCCGCCCTGGCGCTCCAGGCCGCCGACGTGCTCGCCGCCGAGACCGAGCCCGACCCCGCCTTCCTCGCGGCGCCGGCCCCCGGCACCCCCGGCGCTCCGGACCTGATCGGCGGCGCCACCGTCATCGGCCGCCCCGCCACCCGGCGCGCCCTGCTCGCCGGCATCGTCGGCGGCGCGGTGGGCGTCGCGGCCGGCGGCGCCGCAGCCTGGGCCGCGACCGCCGAGGACCCGCCCCCGCCGCCGACCACCGCCGAGCGGCTGGCGTCCCGCAACACCGGGAACAAGCGGCTGACCGGCGCCCCGCCCTCCGTCCTGTGGGGCATGGGCCTGGGCAAGGTGGAGCCGGTCGGCCCCCCGGTGGTCGCGGGCGGCACGGCCGCGCTGGTCGTCGCCAGGTCCGGCGTGTACGCGAGGGACCTGCGCACCGGCGACGAGCTGTGGGAGCAGTCGGACGTCAGCGCCAGGGGCCCCGCGGTGCCGCTGGGCGGCGGGATGGTGCTGGTGCCCGGCAAGGACCTGACGGTGCTCGACGCCGCGGACGGCTCGGTCGCCTGGACGTCCGACAAGTTCAAAAAGGGCGGCAAGGCGCCGTACGGGACGCTCCTCGGCGTAGCGGGCGACACCGCGGCGTTCACCGTCGAGGAGGGCGGCGAGCTGACCGTCGTCGGCTACGACCTCGCCGAGCGGCGCGAGCTGTGGCGCTCGCCCGGCTCGGCCGCCGCGACCGCCGCGCTCTTCCTCGGCGGCTCCGTCGTCCTGGTGCCCGAGGCCGACGAGGACGCCGAGCACCGTGACGAGCCGGCCGCGGTCTCCGCACTCGACCTCGGCAGCGGCGAGGAGCGCTGGGCGCAGGAGTACGCCGGGATGGCGGGCGGCCACTGGGCCGCGGCCGGCAAGGACCTGCTCGTCGCCACCGCGGGCAAGACGATGCGCGGGTACGACGCGAGCGGTGACGGTGCCGAGGTGTGGAGCGTGACCGCGGAACCGTGGGACGAGGACATGGAGAGCACCAATCCGCAGAACTTCGGCCCGCCGGCGGTGCAGGGCGAGGTGATCCACGCCCTCGACACGTTCCGCGCGGTGCACTCGGTGGCGCGGGACTCGGGCGAGGAGCAGTGGAAGCGCAACCCGCTGCTCGCCTACGTCGGCGTGCTCGTGCAGGCCCCGGCGCTGCACGTCACGCCCGACGAGCGGTTCCTGATCGCCGGCGACGACACGCAGGTGCTGGCGTACGACGCGGACGGCGGCGACCTGCTGTGGCGGTTCACCGACATGCGGCCGGGCAAGCCGAAGTACGCTCACCGGCGCCGGGTGGCGGTCGGCAAGAACACGGCCGTGGTCGCGAGCGGGAGCAGCGTGTACGCGCTGCCGCTGGACTGA